In a genomic window of Acidobacteriota bacterium:
- a CDS encoding putative Ig domain-containing protein — protein MSATGGTAPYQFTVTSGAAPNGLTLAASGALTGLPTLAGNFNFTVTATDANNCTGARAYTLTITCPAVTVNPATLAPRYFGLPYTQNFSATGGTGPYSFAISTGALPAGLSLSPAGVLTGAAFALGTFTFNVRATDANGCQGARAYTLTLRYDGDGKADIAVWRRSGTWFVKRSSNGSFLIQNQGQSGDVPVPAQGVR, from the coding sequence TTGAGCGCGACGGGCGGCACGGCGCCCTATCAATTCACCGTCACGAGCGGCGCGGCGCCCAACGGATTGACGCTGGCGGCGAGCGGCGCGTTGACGGGCTTGCCCACGCTGGCCGGCAATTTCAATTTTACGGTCACGGCCACCGACGCCAACAATTGCACGGGTGCGCGCGCCTACACGTTGACCATTACTTGCCCCGCCGTCACCGTCAATCCAGCCACGCTCGCACCCCGGTATTTCGGGTTGCCATACACCCAGAATTTCAGCGCCACGGGCGGCACGGGGCCATACAGTTTCGCCATTAGCACGGGCGCCTTGCCTGCCGGGCTGAGCCTTTCGCCGGCTGGCGTGTTGACGGGCGCGGCCTTTGCGCTGGGAACATTCACTTTCAATGTGCGGGCGACTGACGCGAATGGCTGTCAGGGCGCGCGGGCGTATACATTGACGCTCAGATATGACGGCGATGGCAAGGCGGATATTGCGGTCTGGCGGCGGAGCGGTACGTGGTTCGTCAAGCGCAGTTCGAATGGCTCGTTCCTAATCCAAAACCAGGGCCAAAGCGGTGATGTGCCGGTGCCCGCGCAAGGCGTGCGTTAG
- a CDS encoding CHAT domain-containing protein, giving the protein MNKPRANPLLLAGWMFCLCAAAVGQQQDNTLLLPASPVEREIAGGQAHHYQITLLTGQSLKLKAEQQGSDVILTLFSPEGQQLAEANLPNGTRGLEWLLWLPQRNGAYQLKVTSNDKGATAGRYVLSAEVAPADEKNVLAIQKFNEGMQLRKTGQRESFPQALRSFAEALTAWRAAGDRGLEASTLQQLGGVSGRAGNHQQALDYYQQALALFRALELKPEQAEVLSNIADRYAALAELPSALEYYQRALALREFLAPLNVGILLDNLGQVYANQGDYRKALAAHQQALALFQELGARKDELVTLPRIARVQRLLGDYAQALAWLNRGLALSRELKAPVEESFNLQQLGQLYAVSGDQARGVEYLERAAAVCRAEKSRSCEMNAVNQLGQLYKDQGASDKALTAFNEVLAYFGELGSRVSEAVTKGHLGDILAAQGEYPQALSYQNQALATLRTVGARQALVVRLIRTAETYRNAGQPEKAKELLTEAATANQDIGSRSDEAQIFRALSALARDEGQLQPARELIEKSLLAIERQRTGALTPALRATFGVFLHRYYQDYVEILMALHAQSPTAGYAALALGAHERVRARSLLDLLSEARVELRTGVEPALLEKERLLQEQVNARETLRRQLLENQRTAARAKAYEPEISDLLTQLQTVETQIRAASPRFAALTQPAPLTPAALQQRVLDDDTLLLEYALSPQRSYLWAVTTQELHSFVLPDVGVIEAAARRWLDLLPKGTQRKYQRETELAAAELSRLILAPAAAHLHKKRLVIVADGLLQYVPFAALPVVGSQLPVVGKNLVPNRQPTTANRQTLLARHELVSLPSASALAVLRNEINGRPAAAKQLAVFADPVFQAGDARVQLAKTTAPGTTKMTESAKDLAAQALTRAAAEAGLTSFARLPFARQEAETIAKLLPPAQQLKALDFTASRQTALTGQLNQYRRLHFATHGLLNSQHPELSGIVLSLVDEAGQAQDGFLRLSDLYNLKLNADLVVLSACQTALGKDVRGEGLVGLTRGFMFAGAARVVASLWNVNDAATAALMQHFYRAMLIEKLTPAAALRAAQLALARDPRWAAPYYWSGFVLQGEWK; this is encoded by the coding sequence ATGAACAAGCCCCGCGCCAATCCATTGCTACTGGCCGGCTGGATGTTTTGCCTGTGCGCCGCCGCTGTCGGGCAACAACAAGACAATACGCTCCTCTTGCCAGCGTCGCCGGTCGAACGCGAAATCGCGGGCGGACAAGCTCATCACTATCAAATCACGCTGCTGACCGGGCAAAGCCTGAAGCTCAAAGCCGAACAACAGGGCAGCGATGTTATCCTGACGCTGTTCAGCCCGGAAGGGCAGCAGCTTGCCGAAGCAAACCTGCCGAATGGAACCAGGGGGTTGGAATGGCTGCTCTGGTTGCCGCAACGCAATGGCGCTTACCAACTCAAAGTCACGTCAAACGACAAAGGCGCAACGGCGGGCCGTTATGTCCTCAGCGCCGAAGTCGCGCCAGCCGATGAAAAAAACGTGCTGGCGATTCAAAAATTTAACGAGGGGATGCAGTTGCGCAAAACCGGTCAGCGTGAATCATTCCCGCAGGCGTTGCGCAGCTTCGCCGAAGCCCTGACGGCTTGGCGCGCCGCCGGTGATCGTGGGCTGGAGGCCAGTACCTTGCAGCAACTCGGCGGGGTCAGCGGACGCGCCGGCAATCATCAACAAGCCCTCGACTATTACCAACAGGCCCTGGCGCTTTTCCGCGCGCTGGAACTGAAACCGGAACAGGCGGAGGTGCTGAGTAACATCGCCGACAGATATGCAGCGTTGGCGGAGCTGCCGAGCGCGCTGGAATACTACCAACGGGCGCTGGCGCTCCGGGAATTTCTCGCGCCGCTCAATGTGGGCATTCTGTTGGATAACCTCGGCCAGGTGTATGCCAATCAGGGCGATTATCGAAAGGCGCTGGCCGCGCATCAACAGGCGCTGGCGCTGTTTCAGGAACTGGGCGCGCGGAAAGACGAACTGGTGACGTTGCCGCGGATTGCCAGAGTGCAACGGCTGTTGGGAGACTATGCCCAGGCGCTGGCTTGGCTGAATCGGGGGCTGGCACTCAGCCGGGAACTGAAAGCGCCGGTCGAGGAATCATTCAACTTGCAACAGCTCGGACAGCTTTACGCCGTCTCCGGCGACCAAGCGCGCGGGGTCGAATATCTGGAACGCGCGGCAGCGGTTTGCCGCGCCGAAAAAAGCCGCTCGTGCGAGATGAATGCGGTGAATCAGTTGGGGCAGCTTTACAAAGACCAGGGCGCGTCTGACAAAGCGCTGACCGCGTTCAATGAAGTGCTCGCTTACTTTGGCGAGCTTGGCAGCCGGGTTTCTGAAGCCGTCACCAAAGGACACCTCGGCGACATTTTGGCAGCGCAAGGCGAGTACCCACAGGCGTTGTCCTATCAGAACCAGGCCCTCGCTACTTTACGAACTGTTGGGGCGCGCCAGGCGCTGGTCGTGCGGCTCATTCGGACGGCGGAAACTTACCGGAACGCCGGGCAGCCCGAAAAGGCCAAAGAGTTACTGACAGAAGCGGCCACCGCTAATCAGGACATTGGGAGCCGGAGTGATGAGGCGCAGATTTTCCGCGCGCTGTCTGCACTCGCGCGCGATGAAGGCCAACTGCAACCGGCGCGCGAACTGATCGAAAAATCGTTGCTGGCGATTGAGCGCCAGCGGACCGGCGCGCTTACGCCAGCGTTGCGCGCCACCTTCGGCGTGTTCCTGCACCGTTACTATCAGGACTACGTCGAAATTTTGATGGCTTTGCACGCGCAGTCGCCAACAGCAGGCTATGCCGCGCTGGCGCTGGGCGCGCATGAACGTGTCCGGGCGCGCAGTCTGCTGGATTTGCTGAGCGAAGCGCGCGTGGAGTTGCGGACGGGCGTTGAGCCGGCGTTGCTGGAAAAAGAACGCTTGTTGCAGGAACAGGTGAACGCCCGCGAAACGTTGCGCCGCCAGTTGTTGGAAAATCAACGGACTGCCGCACGCGCCAAGGCGTATGAGCCGGAAATCAGCGACCTGCTCACTCAACTCCAAACCGTCGAAACGCAAATTCGCGCGGCAAGCCCGCGCTTTGCCGCGCTGACGCAACCCGCCCCGCTCACGCCCGCCGCTCTTCAGCAGCGCGTGCTGGATGACGACACGTTGCTGCTCGAATACGCGCTCAGCCCCCAACGCAGTTATTTGTGGGCGGTGACGACGCAGGAACTGCACAGTTTCGTTTTGCCCGACGTGGGCGTGATCGAAGCCGCCGCGCGCCGCTGGCTCGACCTCTTGCCGAAAGGCACGCAGCGCAAATATCAGCGCGAAACCGAACTCGCCGCCGCCGAACTGAGCCGCTTGATCCTCGCGCCCGCCGCCGCGCATTTGCATAAAAAACGGCTGGTGATCGTGGCGGATGGGCTGTTGCAATACGTGCCGTTCGCCGCCTTGCCGGTTGTCGGTAGTCAGTTGCCGGTTGTCGGTAAAAACTTAGTTCCTAACCGACAACCGACAACCGCTAACCGGCAAACCTTGCTTGCCCGCCACGAACTCGTCAGCTTGCCCTCGGCTTCGGCGCTGGCGGTGTTGCGCAACGAAATCAACGGGCGTCCGGCGGCCGCCAAACAACTCGCCGTCTTTGCCGATCCCGTTTTTCAAGCCGGCGATGCGCGCGTGCAACTGGCCAAGACCACGGCGCCCGGCACCACAAAGATGACGGAAAGCGCAAAAGATTTGGCCGCGCAAGCGCTGACGCGCGCCGCCGCCGAGGCGGGCCTGACAAGCTTCGCGCGGCTGCCTTTCGCGCGTCAGGAGGCTGAAACCATCGCCAAGTTGCTGCCGCCGGCGCAGCAGTTGAAAGCGCTGGATTTCACGGCCAGCCGCCAAACCGCGCTGACCGGCCAACTCAATCAATACCGCCGCCTGCATTTCGCCACGCACGGCCTGCTCAACAGCCAGCATCCGGAATTGTCGGGCATCGTGCTCTCGCTGGTGGATGAGGCGGGTCAGGCACAGGACGGGTTTTTGCGCCTGAGCGATTTGTACAACCTCAAGCTCAATGCCGACCTGGTCGTGCTCTCGGCCTGCCAAACGGCGCTGGGCAAAGACGTGCGCGGCGAAGGCCTGGTTGGGCTGACGCGCGGCTTTATGTTCGCCGGCGCGGCGCGCGTCGTGGCGAGTTTGTGGAACGTCAACGATGCCGCGACCGCCGCACTGATGCAGCATTTTTACCGCGCCATGCTGATCGAAAAGCTGACCCCCGCCGCCGCCTTGCGCGCCGCCCAACTGGCGCTGGCGCGCGACCCGCGCTGGGCCGCGCCGTATTACTGGTCGGGCTTCGTGTTGCAGGGGGAATGGAAATGA
- a CDS encoding RNA polymerase sigma factor, giving the protein MELKAAPSAEKRFEQIVRDYGRFLRQTIIRVCPKDVGLQYDEIEQEARLRLWRALESEREIHDLSSYLYRIAVTTTLDAIKSVKRKREEQMVLAEDDNENGRKESNSVPHVLLADSKQAPDQAVERQQLVNKVKEALNQLPDNRRTAVGLHLEGLTTQEIADLLGWSEPKARNLVYRGLGDVRAYLQEAGVEYATQ; this is encoded by the coding sequence ATGGAACTGAAAGCGGCGCCTTCCGCGGAAAAGCGGTTCGAGCAGATCGTGCGTGACTATGGCCGTTTTCTGCGGCAGACGATCATCCGCGTTTGCCCGAAGGATGTGGGGCTGCAATACGATGAAATCGAACAGGAGGCGCGCTTGCGGCTGTGGCGCGCGCTCGAAAGTGAGAGGGAAATCCACGACCTGTCGTCTTATCTTTATCGCATCGCGGTGACGACGACGCTGGACGCCATTAAAAGCGTCAAGCGCAAACGCGAAGAACAGATGGTGCTGGCGGAAGACGACAACGAGAATGGCCGCAAAGAGAGCAACAGTGTCCCGCACGTGTTGTTGGCCGATTCCAAACAAGCGCCCGATCAGGCCGTCGAGCGCCAACAATTGGTCAACAAGGTCAAAGAAGCCCTGAACCAACTGCCGGACAATCGCCGCACGGCGGTCGGGCTGCATCTGGAAGGGCTAACCACGCAGGAAATCGCCGACCTGCTCGGCTGGAGCGAACCCAAAGCACGCAACCTGGTCTATCGCGGACTCGGCGACGTGCGCGCGTACTTGCAGGAAGCAGGAGTCGAATATGCAACTCAGTGA
- a CDS encoding FG-GAP repeat protein: MKDAPPVSLSLRGIGYGDASRQVGAGVVSGDLQTLTITRDSQFTEWFVNGAEGLEHGFTLNQPPPPAQSANSSSQIRLALTVNAGWQVSMRADGQAARFTHAASGQSLAYDHLAAYDAQGRALPAWLEAQADTLALLVDDAGAVYPLMIDPIFSQQAKLSAPDAAANDAFGDSVALDGNTAVVGAPFDDGSGANQASVYVFVRSDTVWTFQAKLAAVDGATSDQFGFAFALSGDTLVVGAPFDDIDQDSVYVFTRSGTSWSQQQKLTASDGATGDHFGVAVALSGNTFVAGASDDNISANADQGSAYVFTRSGTAWMFQQKLTANDGAAFDFFGV, from the coding sequence GTGAAAGACGCGCCGCCGGTCAGCCTGAGCTTGCGAGGCATCGGCTATGGCGACGCCTCGCGTCAGGTCGGCGCGGGCGTGGTGAGCGGCGACCTGCAAACCCTGACCATCACGCGCGACAGCCAGTTCACGGAATGGTTCGTCAACGGCGCGGAGGGACTTGAGCACGGCTTCACGCTCAACCAGCCGCCGCCGCCCGCGCAAAGTGCAAATTCGTCCTCGCAAATTCGCCTGGCGCTGACCGTCAACGCAGGCTGGCAAGTCAGCATGCGCGCCGACGGCCAAGCCGCGCGCTTCACGCATGCGGCGAGCGGGCAGTCGCTCGCCTATGACCATCTCGCGGCCTACGACGCCCAAGGCCGCGCGTTACCAGCGTGGCTCGAAGCGCAAGCCGACACCCTCGCTTTGCTGGTGGACGATGCCGGCGCGGTCTATCCGCTGATGATTGATCCGATCTTTTCGCAGCAGGCCAAGCTGAGCGCGCCGGATGCGGCGGCGAATGATGCGTTCGGAGACTCGGTGGCGTTGGATGGCAACACGGCGGTGGTGGGCGCGCCCTTTGACGATGGGTCGGGCGCGAATCAAGCCTCGGTCTATGTGTTTGTGCGCAGCGACACGGTCTGGACGTTTCAGGCCAAGTTGGCGGCAGTGGACGGCGCGACGAGCGATCAATTCGGCTTTGCCTTCGCGCTGAGCGGCGATACGTTGGTCGTTGGCGCGCCTTTCGACGACATTGATCAGGATTCGGTTTACGTTTTCACCCGCAGCGGCACAAGCTGGTCGCAACAACAGAAACTCACCGCCAGCGACGGCGCGACCGGCGATCATTTCGGCGTCGCGGTGGCGCTCAGCGGCAACACCTTCGTCGCCGGGGCCAGTGATGACAACATCAGTGCGAATGCCGATCAAGGTTCGGCCTACGTCTTCACCCGCAGCGGCACGGCCTGGATGTTCCAACAGAAACTCACGGCCAACGATGGCGCGGCCTTTGATTTCTTCGGCGTCTGA
- a CDS encoding PQQ-dependent sugar dehydrogenase, whose protein sequence is MTTLLNRIGLLLCCLVLCYWPIERSRAQTNSVLQLEPFLTGLAAPVFITSAHDQTNRLFILEQAGRIRVRQPGATTAAVFLDITAKVLSGGERGLLGLAFHPQFSSNRRFFVNYTRQTDGATVIAEYKASASNPNMADTAETILLTIPQPFQNHNGGMLDFGPDGFLYIGMGDGGSANDPGNRAQNVEELLGKILRIDVNTPNGATPYSSPSSNPFFGPTPGRDEIYAVGMRNPWRFSFDRLTGELYAGDVGQDAREEIDLIKLGGNYGWRVLEGTRCTNLGPGSCTDAKFTPPLYDYPHVGSNCAGSVTGGYVYRGAALTLTPGAYLFGDYCFGTLYLRENGAVRTLFDTNLGITSFGEDEAGELYVVAGAGTIYRLVNAAPRALVNVSAASYRGASLAPESIVAAFGTGLATGTQSAATTPLPTAMLETRVSVRDATGVERLAPQFFVSPTQVNYQIPAGTALGQARVTITSGQGVVSAQDITIAKVSPAIFALNASGRGLPAAVVLRGQTVEPIARFNPATNQYEAIPIDVGLGSEPVFLVVFGTGFRFSGALSSATATIGGTNAPVTFAGAQGSLIGVDQANLSIPRSLIGRGDVDVVLTVDGQVANTVRVNIR, encoded by the coding sequence ATGACCACGTTGTTAAACCGAATCGGATTGCTACTGTGTTGCCTTGTCCTGTGCTATTGGCCCATTGAGCGCAGCCGCGCCCAAACCAACAGTGTGCTGCAACTCGAACCGTTTTTAACGGGCTTGGCCGCGCCGGTTTTCATCACCAGCGCGCATGACCAGACGAACCGGCTCTTTATTCTCGAACAAGCCGGACGCATTCGCGTGCGGCAACCGGGCGCGACGACAGCGGCGGTCTTTTTGGACATCACGGCCAAAGTCCTTTCCGGCGGCGAACGCGGTTTGCTGGGCTTGGCCTTTCATCCGCAGTTCAGCAGCAACCGCCGTTTTTTCGTCAATTACACGCGGCAAACTGACGGTGCGACAGTGATCGCCGAATACAAGGCGTCGGCCAGCAATCCGAACATGGCCGACACGGCGGAGACGATTCTGCTGACCATTCCGCAACCCTTCCAAAACCACAACGGCGGCATGCTGGATTTCGGCCCGGATGGTTTTTTGTACATCGGCATGGGTGATGGCGGCAGCGCCAACGACCCCGGCAATCGCGCGCAAAACGTCGAAGAACTGCTCGGCAAAATTTTGCGCATTGATGTGAATACGCCCAACGGCGCGACGCCTTATTCGTCGCCCTCCAGCAATCCCTTTTTCGGCCCGACGCCGGGCCGCGATGAAATCTATGCCGTGGGTATGCGCAATCCCTGGCGCTTTTCGTTCGACCGGTTGACGGGCGAACTGTATGCGGGCGATGTCGGGCAGGATGCGCGCGAAGAGATAGACCTCATCAAGCTGGGCGGCAACTACGGCTGGCGGGTGTTGGAAGGCACGCGCTGCACGAATCTGGGGCCGGGTTCCTGCACGGATGCGAAATTCACGCCGCCGCTTTATGACTACCCGCACGTCGGTTCGAACTGCGCGGGTTCGGTGACGGGCGGCTATGTTTATCGCGGGGCGGCGCTCACCTTGACGCCGGGTGCCTATCTTTTCGGCGACTATTGTTTCGGCACGCTCTACCTGCGCGAGAACGGCGCGGTGCGGACGCTGTTCGACACCAACCTGGGCATCACTTCGTTTGGCGAAGACGAAGCGGGCGAACTGTATGTTGTGGCGGGCGCGGGCACGATTTACCGGCTGGTCAATGCCGCGCCGCGCGCGCTGGTCAATGTTTCCGCCGCCAGTTATCGCGGCGCGAGCCTCGCGCCCGAATCCATCGTGGCGGCGTTTGGCACGGGGCTGGCGACGGGCACGCAATCAGCGGCCACCACACCACTGCCGACGGCGATGCTGGAAACGCGCGTCAGCGTGCGCGATGCCACAGGCGTTGAACGCCTCGCGCCGCAGTTTTTCGTTTCGCCCACGCAGGTCAACTATCAAATTCCCGCCGGCACCGCTTTGGGTCAGGCGCGCGTGACAATCACCAGCGGCCAGGGCGTGGTGTCGGCGCAAGACATCACCATCGCCAAAGTCTCGCCCGCCATCTTTGCGCTCAACGCTAGCGGGCGCGGCCTACCCGCCGCGGTCGTGTTGCGCGGGCAAACCGTCGAGCCGATTGCGCGCTTCAATCCGGCGACCAATCAGTACGAAGCCATTCCGATTGATGTCGGATTAGGCTCAGAGCCGGTTTTTCTCGTGGTCTTTGGCACGGGCTTCCGTTTCAGCGGCGCGCTATCCAGCGCCACGGCCACCATCGGCGGCACGAATGCGCCCGTCACTTTCGCGGGCGCGCAAGGCTCATTGATCGGCGTGGATCAAGCCAATCTCAGCATCCCGCGTTCATTGATCGGGCGCGGCGATGTTGACGTGGTGTTGACGGTTGATGGACAGGTAGCGAATACGGTGCGGGTCAATATCAGGTAA